The Syngnathus typhle isolate RoL2023-S1 ecotype Sweden linkage group LG6, RoL_Styp_1.0, whole genome shotgun sequence genome has a window encoding:
- the LOC133155137 gene encoding neuronal acetylcholine receptor subunit alpha-10-like, which produces MKTSANQRAALAQRLDFKTNRKMNCKIYIEPCELSAPFYEFQLSTKSIKQPPAPVRQKRSLCPARPKQVSQCAHSRFAQKLLNNLFDNYTSALRPVEDTDAILNVTLQVTLSHIIDMDERNQILTTYLWIRQVWLDAHLQWSKDDYDGLDTIRIPSSYVWRPDIVLYNNADDHFTGSMDTNVVIRHDGQIMWDSPAITKSSCKVDVSFFPFDAQQCRFTFGSWTYNGNQLDIVNAMESADLADLVDNVEWEVLGMPAKRNIVLYGCCAEPYPDVTYTLKLKRRASFYVFNLLIPCVMISFLAPLGFYLPADSGEKVSLGVTVMLALTVFQLLVAEIMPPSENVPLIGKYYIATMTMITASTALTIFIMNIHHCGPDAKPVPKWAKKVILQYMARMCFVYEVGDNCMSSRSERREPRLVKKRSMNGLADRTCATEALFPVSAEESEDRDGLTGSGASVSYRDSSGVRRSRKGGVSEAPCDKTNLLLANVEYIANCYREQRATQKKTGEWKKVAKVLDRFFMWLFFIMVFFMSLLIMGKAI; this is translated from the exons ATGAAGACGTCAGCCAATCAGAGAGCGGCGTTGGCGCAGAGGCTCGACTTCAAGACAAATCGGAAAATGAACTGCAAAATATACATTGAGCCATGTGAGTTAAGTGCTCCCTTTTACGAGTTCCAGTTAAGCACCAAAAGCATCAAGCAACCTCCTGCTCCAGTTAGGCAGAAACGATCCTTGTGTCCAGCCCGCCCGAAACAAG TCTCGCAATGCGCCCACAGCAGATTTGCCCAGAAGCTCCTCAACAATCTGTTTGACAACTACACGAGCGCTTTGAGGCCGGTGGAGGACACGGACGCCATTCTGAACGTGACCCTGCAGGTCACGCTCTCGCACATCATCGACATG GATGAGCGAAACCAAATCTTGACGACCTACTTGTGGATACGACAAGTGTGGCTGGACGCGCATCTCCAATGGAGTAAGGACGACTACGATGGCCTGGATACCATCCGTATACCGAGCAGCTATGTATGGAGGCCCGATATAGTCCTATATAACAA TGCCGACGACCACTTCACGGGCTCCATGGACACCAACGTGGTGATCCGCCACGACGGCCAGATTATGTGGGATTCGCCGGCAATCACCAAAAGCTCGTGCAAGGTGGACGTGTCCTTCTTTCCCTTTGATGCGCAGCAATGCAGGTTCACCTTCGGCTCATGGACCTACAACGGCAACCAGCTGGACATCGTGAACGCCATGGAGAGCGCCGACCTAGCCGACCTGGTGGACAACGTGGAGTGGGAAGTCCTGGGTATGCCGGCTAAAAGGAACATCGTTTTGTACGGCTGCTGCGCCGAGCCTTACCCCGACGTCACCTACACGCTGAAACTCAAGAGGAGGGCGTCCTTCTACGTCTTCAACCTGCTGATACCGTGCGTGATGATCTCCTTCCTGGCTCCGCTGGGCTTCTACCTGCCCGCAGACTCTGGAGAGAAAGTGTCTTTGGGCGTCACGGTGATGCTGGCCCTGACCGTTTTTCAACTGCTGGTCGCCGAGATTATGCCACCGTCGGAGAATGTCCCGCTCATCG GAAAGTACTACATTGCCACCATGACCATGATCACGGCCTCCACCGCCTTGACCATCTTCATCATGAACATTCACCACTGCGGCCCGGACGCTAAACCCGTCCCCAAGTGGGCCAAGAAGGTCATTCTGCAGTACATGGCTAGAATGTGTTTTGTTTACGAGGTCGGGGACAACTGCATGTCTTCCCGGTCGGAGAGACGGGAACCTCGGCTGGTGAAAAAGCGTAGCATGAATGGCTTGGCGGATCGGACCTGCGCGACGGAGGCGCTTTTCCCCGTGAGCGCGGAGGAAAGCGAAGACCGAGATGGGCTGACGGGGAGCGGCGCATCGGTCAGCTACCGTGACTCGAGCGGCGTGAGGAGAAGCCGGAAAGGCGGCGTGAGCGAGGCTCCCTGTGACAAGACGAATCTGCTCTTGGCTAATGTGGAGTACATTGCCAACTGCTACAGGGAGCAGAGGGCCACTCAAAAGAAGACTGGCGAGTGGAAGAAGGTGGCCAAGGTACTGGACCGCTTCTTCATGTGGTTGTTCTTCATCATGGTCTTCTTCATGAGTCTTCTAATCATGGGCAAAGCCATCTGA
- the LOC133155138 gene encoding post-GPI attachment to proteins factor 2-like isoform X1 has protein sequence MGRSAELADECSEPALRLHQDHHTPACFFIPEQQQSEATMITASYGGEKPLVIRISFTTCALVIVCLPLLGLLSCVIISSVFHFEDSTYTHCQVPNYLPSISASISLSPECHIWRLCVGLHSAPRLLVAFTYFKFYKVRFASRLPESSLAYLSLAFSISENLGLLLLTYVSSNETYFVHKEGFILFILSSFVYMIITCRLWKAIKTYSLNPEDARSHHWKVSLLILNLSFCAFAGLFYVKHNLYCESGSYTLFALFEYLIVFSNMAFHLTAAWDFKSREVMVISCSEPKGF, from the exons ATGGGACGCTCTGCCGAATTGGCCGACGAGTGCAGCGAGCCGGCCTTGCGCCTGCACCAAGACCACCATACAccagcatgtttttttattccG GAGCAGCAGCAATCGGAAGCCACGATGATTACGGCCTCATACGGCGGCGAGAAGCCTCTGGTGATTCGCATCTCCTTCACCACGTGCGCCCTGGTCATCGTCTGCCTGCCGCTGCTGGGCCTGCTCAGTTGTGTTATCATCTCGTCCGTCTTTCACTTTGAGGACTCAACCTATACGCACTGCCAG GTTCCCAACTACCTGCCGTCCATCAGCGCCTCCATCAGCCTGAGCCCAGAGTGCCACATCTGGCGCCTGTGTGTGGGCCTACACTCGGCGCCCCGCTTGCTGGTGGCCTTCACCTACTTCAAGTTCTACAAGGTCCGCTTTGCTTCCCGCCTGCCCGAGAGCTCGCTGGCCTACCTCAGCCTGGCTTTCTCCATCTCCGAGAACCTCGGCCTGCTGCTACTCACCTATGTGTCGTCCAACGAGACTTACT TTGTCCACAAGGAAGGCTTCATCCTCTTCATTCTCAGCTCATTCGTCTACATGATCATAACGTGTCGTCTGTGGAAGGCCATCAAGACGTATTCGTTGAATCCCGAG GATGCTCGATCCCATCACTGGAAAGTGAGTCTGCTAATCCTCAATTTGAGTTTCTGTGCTTTTGCGGGATTGTTCTACGTCAAACACAACTTGTACTGCGAGTCGGGCA GTTACACATTGTTTGCCCTGTTTGAGTATCTCATCGTCTTCTCCAACATGGCCTTCCACCTGACGGCGGCGTGGGACTTCAAGAGCCGCGAGGTGATGGTCATTTCCTGCTCTGAGCCTAAGGGCTTCTAA
- the LOC133155138 gene encoding post-GPI attachment to proteins factor 2-like isoform X2 — protein sequence MMKRERESHSRKEQQQSEATMITASYGGEKPLVIRISFTTCALVIVCLPLLGLLSCVIISSVFHFEDSTYTHCQVPNYLPSISASISLSPECHIWRLCVGLHSAPRLLVAFTYFKFYKVRFASRLPESSLAYLSLAFSISENLGLLLLTYVSSNETYFVHKEGFILFILSSFVYMIITCRLWKAIKTYSLNPEDARSHHWKVSLLILNLSFCAFAGLFYVKHNLYCESGSYTLFALFEYLIVFSNMAFHLTAAWDFKSREVMVISCSEPKGF from the exons ATGATGAAGAGAGAACGAGAAAGCCACAGCAGAAAG GAGCAGCAGCAATCGGAAGCCACGATGATTACGGCCTCATACGGCGGCGAGAAGCCTCTGGTGATTCGCATCTCCTTCACCACGTGCGCCCTGGTCATCGTCTGCCTGCCGCTGCTGGGCCTGCTCAGTTGTGTTATCATCTCGTCCGTCTTTCACTTTGAGGACTCAACCTATACGCACTGCCAG GTTCCCAACTACCTGCCGTCCATCAGCGCCTCCATCAGCCTGAGCCCAGAGTGCCACATCTGGCGCCTGTGTGTGGGCCTACACTCGGCGCCCCGCTTGCTGGTGGCCTTCACCTACTTCAAGTTCTACAAGGTCCGCTTTGCTTCCCGCCTGCCCGAGAGCTCGCTGGCCTACCTCAGCCTGGCTTTCTCCATCTCCGAGAACCTCGGCCTGCTGCTACTCACCTATGTGTCGTCCAACGAGACTTACT TTGTCCACAAGGAAGGCTTCATCCTCTTCATTCTCAGCTCATTCGTCTACATGATCATAACGTGTCGTCTGTGGAAGGCCATCAAGACGTATTCGTTGAATCCCGAG GATGCTCGATCCCATCACTGGAAAGTGAGTCTGCTAATCCTCAATTTGAGTTTCTGTGCTTTTGCGGGATTGTTCTACGTCAAACACAACTTGTACTGCGAGTCGGGCA GTTACACATTGTTTGCCCTGTTTGAGTATCTCATCGTCTTCTCCAACATGGCCTTCCACCTGACGGCGGCGTGGGACTTCAAGAGCCGCGAGGTGATGGTCATTTCCTGCTCTGAGCCTAAGGGCTTCTAA